A region from the Palaemon carinicauda isolate YSFRI2023 chromosome 9, ASM3689809v2, whole genome shotgun sequence genome encodes:
- the LOC137646773 gene encoding uncharacterized protein → MMTDPSPCPVSPRKLVKERYNNTLCLQETDKTTEGLQARKVINASRIEWTLLSLGRLHNHVTLVQRLLHDPRLHLNVQSPELTSCHLADVYVHTGCLRLVLSAPPLECQLDSPVNTAANADGPETTFMMAASLNRWETVEALLDSHWDLQEREITHTLDNAFHQNQWNIVLKILKKNHEFDHDQLREILQAASKEESCDVISEILKKGVRLKNMPVGDMLFNRVRCRDWRNVAPLLSLLSSEALLDTTLCEAVLKDGTEITDQFLEEENVYISEREKIVEYLLNRNSYNANTLNAALLIAAVGGTSEAVARLLLKHHRCRDRSVFINTLLLASKHNNLELLPDLLACHIEDYTYKILSQARHIAAENRHLDAAKLIYRALEIKTKEILT, encoded by the exons ATGATGACCGACCCTAGTCCCTGTCCCGTCTCGCCTCGTAAATTGGTGAAA GAAAGATACAACAATACTCTGTGTTTGCAAGAGACAGACAAAACAACAGAGGGTTTACAGGCTAGAAAGGTCATCAACGCCTCTAGGATCGAATGGACATTGCTGTCATTAGGGCGCCTCCACAACCATGTCACCCTTGTCCAACGACTCCTTCATGACCCACGTTTGCACTTGAACGTCCAGAGTCCGGAATTAACGTCCTGCCATCTAGCTGATGTTTATGTTCACACCGGATGCTTACGGCTGGTACTCAGCGCTCCTCCGCTGGAG TGCCAGCTGGACTCGCCCGTTAACACTGCGGCTAATGCAGATGGCCCTGAAACTACTTTCATGATGGCTGCATCTCTCAATCGGTGGGAAACTGTGGAGGCCCTTCTCGACTCCCATTGGGATCTGCAAGAACGTGAAATCACCCACACTCTTGATAATGCATTCCATCAAAACCAGTGGAATATTGTTTTGAAGATTCTTAAAAAGAATCATGAGTTTGATCATGACCAACTTCGCGAGATTCTGCAAGCAGCAAGCAAGGAGGAAAGCTGCGACGTCATCTCAGAAATTCTCAAAAAGGGTGTCAGACTGAAAAACATGCCAGTCGGCGATATGCTCTTCAACAGGGTCAGGTGCAGAGACTGGCGTAACGTGGCTCCATTGTTATCATTACTGAGCTCAGAGGCTCTTCTGGACACGACTCTGTGTGAAGCGGTTTTGAAAGACGGAACCGAAATCACCGACCAGTTCTTAGAAGAAGAAAACGTCTACATTTCTGAGCGCGAGAAGATAGTGGAATATTTGTTAAATCGAAACTCTTACAATGCGAATACATTAAATGCAGCTTTGCTTATAGCGGCCGTGGGAGGTACCAGTGAGGCAGTTGCTCGTCTTCTTTTAAAACACCACAGGTGCAGAGACAGAAGTGTCTTCATCAATACTCTCTTGCTCGCATCTAAGCACAATAACCTGGAGCTTCTTCCGGATCTTTTGGCTTGTCATATTGAGGATTATACATATAAAATCCTAAGCCAAGCTCGACACATCGCTGCTGAGAACCGACATTTAGATGCTGCTAAGCTTATTTACAGGGCACTTGAAATCAAAACAAAAGAAATTTTAACATGA